A single window of Microbispora hainanensis DNA harbors:
- a CDS encoding MinD/ParA family ATP-binding protein, giving the protein MTEIHTSVPTPAEQFPESVPLTAEHLLTNRRIEPTSGWRRLVYQLSGGRIIPSESAAELERRTLIAQAQTPVASGHHRIAVMSLKGGVGKTTTTAALGNTLASLRGDRVIAIDANPDRGTLGIKVKSETAATIRTLLAEAPHIVRYADARAFTSQSSARLEVLASDTDPAVSEAFNAEDYRTVANLIERYYSICITDCGTGLLHGAMGATLELADQIVLVTMVAVDGASSAAATLDWLTAHGHGHLVRNAIVVLNAVEPKSHVDVDLLERHFAGRCRTVVRVPFDPHLKEGAEVDLARLRPTTRGAYLRLAAAAGQAFSQRTDRSK; this is encoded by the coding sequence CCCACTCCTGCCGAGCAGTTCCCGGAGAGCGTGCCTCTCACGGCCGAACATCTGCTGACCAACCGCCGCATCGAGCCCACCAGCGGATGGCGGCGGCTCGTCTACCAGCTCTCCGGCGGCCGGATCATCCCCTCGGAGTCGGCGGCGGAGCTGGAACGGCGCACGCTGATCGCCCAGGCCCAGACGCCCGTCGCCAGCGGTCACCACAGGATCGCGGTCATGAGCCTCAAGGGCGGGGTGGGGAAGACCACGACGACGGCGGCGCTGGGCAACACGCTGGCCTCGTTGCGCGGCGACCGGGTGATCGCCATCGACGCCAACCCCGACAGGGGGACGCTCGGCATCAAGGTCAAGTCGGAGACCGCGGCCACGATAAGGACCCTGCTGGCCGAGGCGCCGCACATCGTGCGGTACGCCGACGCCCGCGCGTTCACGTCGCAGTCGTCCGCCCGGCTGGAGGTGCTCGCCTCCGACACCGACCCGGCCGTCAGCGAGGCGTTCAACGCCGAGGACTACCGTACGGTCGCCAACCTGATCGAGCGCTACTACTCGATCTGCATCACCGACTGCGGCACCGGGCTCCTGCACGGCGCCATGGGCGCCACGCTGGAGCTCGCCGACCAGATCGTGCTGGTCACCATGGTCGCGGTGGACGGCGCGAGCTCGGCCGCCGCCACCCTCGACTGGCTCACCGCCCACGGCCACGGCCACCTCGTGAGGAACGCCATCGTCGTGCTGAACGCGGTCGAGCCGAAGTCGCACGTTGACGTCGACCTGCTCGAACGCCACTTCGCCGGACGCTGCCGCACGGTGGTGCGGGTGCCGTTCGACCCGCACCTCAAGGAGGGCGCGGAGGTCGATCTGGCCCGGCTGCGGCCCACCACTCGCGGCGCGTACCTGCGCCTCGCCGCCGCCGCCGGGCAGGCGTTCTCGCAGCGGACGGACCGGAGCAAGTAG
- a CDS encoding iron-containing redox enzyme family protein: MQLPVPRGPLTDRLFAELARPPHVFRTPPTGPYDDRCFGEEDAHLALFVCYELHYQGFDGVDDRWEWNPSVLALRERLEAWFEGWLARRVPRPPAPPPRQVPRALAALVAADNGPSLSAYLRTRGDTAQFREFVVHRSIYQLKEADPHTWGIPRLLGRPKAALVEIQSDEYGGGRPERMHAELFRATMRGLGLDDSYGAYLDHVPGVTLAISNVMSLFGLHRHSRGALLGHLAAFEMTSSLPNRRYSQGLRRLGGDAGARRYYDEHVQADAVHEQIAAHDLCGAFAAEHPGLTGDIMYGAACALALDRLFAEHLLDRWHEGRTSLREADAEAAVR, encoded by the coding sequence ATGCAGTTACCCGTGCCCAGAGGGCCGCTCACCGACCGGCTCTTCGCGGAGCTGGCCCGCCCGCCACACGTCTTCCGAACGCCGCCCACCGGCCCGTACGACGACCGGTGCTTCGGCGAGGAGGACGCCCATCTCGCGCTGTTCGTCTGTTACGAGCTGCACTACCAGGGCTTCGACGGCGTGGACGACCGCTGGGAGTGGAACCCGTCGGTGCTCGCCCTGCGGGAGCGCCTGGAGGCATGGTTCGAGGGGTGGCTGGCCCGGCGCGTGCCCCGCCCGCCCGCTCCGCCGCCCCGGCAGGTGCCCCGAGCACTGGCCGCGCTGGTGGCGGCCGACAACGGCCCGTCCCTGTCGGCGTACCTGCGCACGAGAGGCGACACCGCGCAGTTCCGCGAGTTCGTGGTCCACCGGTCGATCTACCAGCTCAAGGAGGCCGATCCCCACACGTGGGGCATTCCGCGCCTGCTCGGACGGCCGAAGGCCGCGCTGGTGGAGATCCAGTCCGACGAGTACGGCGGGGGCAGGCCGGAGCGCATGCACGCCGAGCTGTTCCGCGCGACCATGCGCGGGCTGGGCCTCGACGACTCCTATGGCGCCTATCTGGACCACGTCCCCGGGGTGACGCTCGCGATCAGCAACGTCATGTCGCTGTTCGGGCTGCACCGCCACTCTCGGGGCGCGCTCCTCGGGCATCTCGCGGCGTTCGAGATGACCTCGTCGCTTCCCAACCGCCGCTACAGCCAGGGCCTGCGGCGGCTGGGCGGCGACGCCGGCGCGCGCCGCTACTACGACGAGCACGTGCAGGCCGACGCCGTACACGAGCAGATCGCCGCGCACGACCTGTGCGGCGCGTTCGCGGCGGAACACCCCGGCCTGACCGGCGACATCATGTACGGCGCCGCCTGCGCGCTGGCTCTCGACCGGCTCTTCGCGGAGCACCTGCTGGACCGCTGGCACGAGGGACGCACCTCCCTGCGGGAGGCGGACGCCGAGGCGGCGGTGCGATGA
- a CDS encoding CDGSH iron-sulfur domain-containing protein gives MEHMAEDPDTVMAVPVTAVTVTPCEDGPLLVRGPFTLMTQDGRRIDPGRATVALCRCGRSATKPFCDGSHKAAGFRATSEPDPPA, from the coding sequence ATGGAGCACATGGCGGAGGACCCGGACACGGTGATGGCGGTCCCGGTGACGGCGGTTACGGTGACACCGTGCGAGGACGGCCCGCTGCTGGTGCGCGGGCCGTTCACGTTGATGACACAGGACGGACGGCGTATCGATCCGGGCAGGGCCACGGTGGCGCTGTGCCGCTGCGGCCGGTCCGCGACCAAGCCGTTCTGCGACGGCTCTCACAAGGCGGCCGGGTTCCGCGCGACGAGCGAGCCCGACCCGCCCGCCTGA
- a CDS encoding glycosyltransferase family 2 protein, with amino-acid sequence MTTPGRRPRRPGRAEIDYVLPLRWQDDAGLAELTGYLRFLSRYARIVVIDGSPSPLFERHAHLWRGLAEHVRPDDDLTIANGKVAGVLTGMRRARAEHVVIADDDVRYDVDALARVDALLDDADLVRPQNHFHPLPWHARWDTARTLLNRALGADYPGTFGVRRSTFEKMGGYDGDVLFENLELIRTVRAHGGREARPLDLYVRRLPPDARRFWSQRIRQAYDDLAQPARMAVFLAVLPCLGAALWRCRMVPVAAGTVAAGTVAAAGLAEIGRRRAGGRRVFPATASLFAPVWVLERAVCSWAALAARFALGGVPYAGRRLRVAAHSTRRLRRRALQEPAPSGWGLAGRRPVRRQAGGSGSLVARNPAAL; translated from the coding sequence ATGACCACGCCCGGCCGCCGCCCCCGTCGACCAGGCCGCGCCGAGATCGACTACGTGCTGCCGCTGCGCTGGCAGGACGACGCCGGGCTGGCGGAGCTGACCGGTTACCTGCGTTTCCTGTCCAGATATGCCCGGATCGTAGTGATCGACGGTTCACCGTCGCCGCTGTTCGAACGGCACGCGCACCTGTGGCGCGGCCTCGCCGAGCATGTGCGGCCCGACGATGACCTGACGATCGCGAACGGCAAGGTCGCGGGCGTCCTCACCGGCATGCGCCGCGCCCGCGCCGAGCACGTCGTCATCGCCGACGACGACGTGCGCTACGACGTGGACGCGCTCGCCCGGGTGGACGCCCTGCTCGACGACGCCGACCTCGTCCGTCCGCAGAACCATTTCCACCCGCTCCCCTGGCACGCCCGCTGGGACACCGCCCGCACCCTGCTCAACCGCGCCCTCGGGGCGGACTATCCGGGCACCTTCGGCGTACGCCGTTCGACGTTCGAGAAGATGGGCGGCTACGACGGCGACGTGCTGTTCGAGAACCTGGAGCTCATCCGTACGGTCCGGGCCCACGGCGGCCGGGAGGCCCGGCCGCTCGACCTCTACGTGCGGCGCCTGCCGCCCGACGCCCGCAGGTTCTGGTCACAGCGGATCCGGCAGGCGTACGACGACCTGGCGCAGCCCGCGCGGATGGCGGTCTTCCTCGCCGTCCTCCCCTGCCTGGGCGCGGCTCTGTGGCGGTGTCGGATGGTGCCGGTCGCGGCGGGAACGGTCGCGGCGGGAACGGTCGCGGCGGCCGGCCTGGCGGAGATCGGACGCCGCCGCGCCGGAGGCCGCCGGGTCTTCCCCGCCACGGCGAGCCTGTTCGCGCCGGTCTGGGTGCTCGAACGCGCCGTCTGCAGCTGGGCGGCCCTCGCCGCGAGGTTCGCGCTCGGTGGCGTGCCATACGCGGGGCGGCGGCTGCGGGTCGCCGCGCACTCGACGCGCCGGCTCCGCCGCCGGGCGCTCCAGGAGCCCGCGCCCTCCGGATGGGGTCTTGCCGGCCGGCGGCCGGTGCGTCGTCAGGCGGGCGGGTCGGGCTCGCTCGTCGCGCGGAACCCGGCCGCCTTGTGA